In Penaeus vannamei isolate JL-2024 chromosome 13, ASM4276789v1, whole genome shotgun sequence, the sequence ATTGTTTATGGATTCCTAGAAAGGTTAATGgtcaaaacaaacaaatgtgccagacatctaagatcatacagcactatgataaAAGTATTGTAAATGATTAGGACAAAGTGTATTAGATGTCGAAGGTTATAGAGCGGTTTAGAttggtatggtagtgaaaagggtataGAGGGAAAAGCAAACAGtacgaaggccattcaggactgacacaaagccagcctttcatccttttggCACGGCTTTCATACCctaggaagtggacagaagggatggagagagggaaaaagaattgACTATAAAAAATTGGTTAAGGCAAAGGCTGAGGTCTAAGGTAGGGGTGGATCCCCTACATTGGGCTTCAGTTCTTATCTCCTAAGCCTCCCCACGACAACAGCGTTTgggggataattataataaacaatgatattaataataatgatgatattgataatgataggaaaatgataatgatactactactaaaatattTTGAATTCAGATGAGTAGTTAACTTCCTGTATCAAATATGGTATCTATGCTGGCTACATGGTTTAGAGTACCTTTAACTAACTTTCCctgtttgaaaaaaagaaaaagaaaaagaaaaaaaaatatatatatacatatatacagaactgATAATTAATTACCCCTTTCACATCAGATCTGTTCAAAAATTGCAGCTTTAACCAATCAACTTGATAACTTATGTGTATCAACTACTGTTTATTGTAGAATGAAGTTTAACTAATGtcaataattgttaataatataagTTTCATTCCCATGTTATCTTTGTTAGTTTTGTGGCCGGAAGAAAATTGATAATTTCAAACCATTTGTAGATTGAAGAAAATGCTTTTGGCTAATCTTTATACAAGAGAATCTACATTTATGTGTTATTCACTTAATTACGGATCAGTTTCATTTCAACATAGAAGGAAAAATGACAACTATAATTTAACAGATTTAACATTTTATTAAGGGCTAATGCATCATACTGACTCCTCTACGATGAAATCTAAGTAAAAACAACTTGATACAAATGGTTTAAActgtataaaaataacaatcatggtgaatgaaataaaaataaaaaatcggtcTTTATAGGTGGTTGTCTATTTGCATGTTCTAATTTTTTatgcaaaacaaacaaattaagataataatttcaGTAACACTCCCCAACAAATAACTGAAGTAATCTCCATCTTTGttaaatgttttatttacaaatgcattatcaaaataatttttcCAAATAAATAACAGAGCAAATTTTAGCtaataagagacagaaacaaacatgaCAAAACATGACATCTCCCTAAAGAAAGGATGTGtccaaaaaacaggaaaaaacaaaaacaaaaacaaaaaaagcattcATGAGCCAGTATCCATGACTAAAACAAATTCATGATGGGAAAccacgagtgagagagagaaaaaaagatatgataatgaaatgatatttaTTTAAAGTTTCTAATCAGATATGTCATCATCCGCTCCTGGAACATAATCCTCGTCATCTTCATCCTCGAGGTCTAAGTCATCCAGGTCTTGGAATAAACTCTCATCCACAGTCACCTCACCttctcctgaaaaaaaaaataaaaagttcattgaaaagagacaaacaaaagtaataacaaaagaaataaatcacagatggagagaaatgaaaaagaaatgatattgactaaagcaaggaaaaaaaggataactTGCCAAAATAACCCACAGTTTAGAAATAAATGCAGTTTGGAAATATATATTCAgacaaaattataaaaacaatttcATATATGAGAGCCACAGTCAGAAGAGAAAATATTTAATATTGAAAGATCATAATATTctaattgaaaaacaaaaaaggagtaaAGTCTGTCTCGCATAAAAGTATACACATCAAGTTGAAAACCCATCACACCAGCACTTTTTCTGCTAACCACCCTTCCACTGTAAAGAAACAAGGCACTATACAAAGAGTTCTGTACATTCCATTAGAGCAAGTACtgccttatatatattttataaacaacTTCCTAGAAAGCCTCATCCACAAAACAGTAGCAAGAAAGGCCACATTTCAAGGTAGCCTACAATTTTTACGTCAGGTCGCAGGAATCACAAAAGCATCctcatacatattacattattttgcataaatataataaatatgcaaAGACTACAAGATTTTCACAAGAATCCTTCAAGGTATCATGTTTTAATTTTCTCATAAATGGTCTATTCCATTTTTCAAGAAAAATATTGTAGTAGTACAGGCCATCAGCAGCACAATATGAAGACAGAATTCTAATAAAATAAAGATGGTTGCTATTGCCTTTGTCTGGGAGGAGTTTCCAAAAGCCTCAAATTCATGTAGAAATGTAAAAATTGACAGACAAAGTGCTAGTGTGATTGGGCCTGAATAGATGGCAGACACTGGAACTACATCCAGTATCTTTAAGAGGATCTGTAAGCGTAAGACAATTTTCAAACTTAAAAGTATAACTTAAAATATCTGTATGATAAGTCCTGACATTTCTGAAGCAAGTCCAGTTAAAAACAGCATTAGATATAAGCACAAATGAAACTAATGGTTTCTAGCTTGTATAGAAGAAAGACTGTAGACAGCACCAGCCACAGTCACTGGATAGGCTTAAAGAGCAATACTTTACCATACATCTGATAAAAGACAATATAGacaggaaaaataatatatatttgcaagGCACTAACCTTCACCAAGGAAGCTAAGATCCGACTCATTCAAAGTGACGTCCTTCATGAAGAGCTCTCTACCAGTcggtttcttattcttctcatcaTCCCTGTCTTTCTCAGATCGGAGAGCTTGCATCTCTGCATCAAACTTCGCTTTCCAAGCAAGAAACGTTTCTACAGTCACTCTGGTACCTTCAAACTTTTTCTGTGAGGATAAAGGTATATAATTCATCATGGTCATAAATATCCATGTACTTAATACTAATATTGTCCTTGTTGGATACAACACccctttatatgtttttttctactgGGAATAACTaactctatacatttttttttctaaatgataTCTTACATTTCACTATGAATAAAGGCAGATTGGTGAatctgagaaagaaaaataaaggaatggcCATGTATGATGCCCCTTTGTCCAAAACAGCCATGGCATTTACGTCTACGCTACCTAGCGGGAAGTGGTTAACAGATCTTCAGTGGAAaataatatgaacaaataaaatggTTCTCAAGATTATATAACCCACTCACCCGATCtatctcttcctgttctttcttcttgcGATCCAATTCTTCTTTGGTGCTGAGAGCAATGCCTTCCATGTGTGTGGTGAGCCACTCCAGTGAGTATGAGACAAGTGTGAACACCATAACCATACCCAGGTTCTCTTCACACTGTAAATATAATTTTTGAATTTGAAAAAGTAGGAACAACAGAGGCAATGCACTTTTTGataatacttacaaatatattgGGAAAGCTTACAACAATCAACTTTACTAACCAAGATAGATTATTCTGGCCAATGTTCAAGGCAAATACAAAAAAGCACCAACAAAATACCTGCTCATTAAGTTTCGTTCTTAAATCATCCAGGTCTTCCTCTTCTATGTTTTCAACAGCTGTAATTTCCATGACTGGTGGTTCATCTGGATACGTTGGAGTGTATTCAAAATTGAGGATAATAGTTGCTGGTAACGTCTGAATCTCATCATATGGATCAGAGCCTTCAGATTTGACGGTAATTCTAAACTTGTGTCTTGGTTCTACATCAATTACTGTAAAATAAAGAAGGATGTTATCAGTGGATAGAATCTAATCTATATTTTCAAGCTAAGCATTTTGATGTTGTTGGTAACCTTCAAAAAGTATTCTTTATATCTTCGTACCTGAAAAAGATGAAACAACACAATTGGTTGTCCATATAAAAAGGACAATTCTGTACATTACAGACACAATTCATTCAACAAtccagtttcttcttcttcatttttacttGTGGCTTTACGTTTTTTTCTAGAGATTGTGCTAAAGAACAGTTTAGTGGGACTTTAAAAGCATAGTCTGCATTGTGTCAACACAAAGCTGATGGCCAGTCTCCAACCAGAATCTTAGTCCTATGTGTAGACATAGAGGTACAAGTTACAAAGAGGATATAACTTGAAGTACAATACCTGGATGACAGCCATAACATATATTCTGGCAAGGTAAAGCTCTGTTGAGTTCCTTAATTGATTGACATATGCATCACTTTTAGTGAATTTAACCAGAATTCTCAAGGGATTTTGGTGCACAAATCTCAAAATAGATTTTGATTAACTGTGTGAAATGTAACATGGCATATGAATGGCTGATAAATTTGATATCAAATATCTTCTTTATCTACTAATTGCTATTAAAATACCATAGATAAACAGTGCAATAGAAATAAGATATCTCTCACTTCCCTGTACTATTGATCTTGTGAGAATTAATGAGCACAATTAATAATTGACTCAACAGTTTTTAAGCTGTCAATGCTATAGCAAAGGCAACCAACCTCCATCAATCATATCTTGCAAGGATTTCTAGCAATTTTTTATCAAGTAGGAAACAAGTTCAAGCTCTACTGTATCACATTATACATGGTGAGAATGTGCTGGCTCTGACATAAGGTCATGGTGATTGTTTAACATAATGCCACTATCACATTGCAATTAAAAATGCAGACTATGCCTGTCACCACAGATAACAAAGTTTCACGAGGATCTGAAGAAAGCACAACCAATTTAactaaatacaagaaaagaagtaATGGATGTTACTACAACTAATGAACTAAAGCTAGTTCTAAAATTGAATTTTCTATTCATATTACAGAGTCAccttctgcaaaaaaaaaaacgttgcatGCTGTAATTACCTCTATAGCATTGTTAATGATGGTAGCTAAGTGGGTTAAAAACAGTTTTAAGTAATGTCTAGTGTAAGAAATTGCATAATTTTACACAGATTAACTAATTCAACGGCAATTGATGTCATAATATAACAGTCTATAATGTGTATATGCGTCACAACTCACAGCAGTTGGGCTGGCTGTACACAGCTCAAGCCTAGCTACATAGTCTAGACGTGTAATATTATATCACAAATAAATCAGCCCCGTCATCATAGAGTTGAGTCTGACAGCTGGGTGAACACAAAAATAGGCTTTGATTGGTGGTTGCGAGCCCTAAGAGTGGGAAGTGGAGTCACTTTAGTTACCAGGCAGAAATGATAGATCATCCTTGAAACACTAGCAGGCCGCTTACTGCTACAGGCTTGCAAACAAGCACAGATGGCTTTGCATGACATTAACAGCAACTAgacttttaataatgatgatgttagtattCATAGTGATGACAAGGATTGTAAAAATtgtaaaaatagtaatcataaggataatgattcttatgaccataatggtgatgatgatgacaatatcattatcattattcctattaattTTTTAGTaatatctttatttcatattatatactattactatcatggatttcgatgataatgatgatgatgatgatgatggcgacggcgacgacgacaacgacaacgacgtgatgacgatgatcatttgagagtgtgtgtgtccaaTGGTGTTCTCAGACGAGTTGCccaaaaatacatttattaaatATTAATTCAAACTTTTATTCATAATATAAACATCAAAATATTTCATTAAAACATTTTCCCAAAAATGGCATGAGAACACTTTTGGACATGCATACCTTCACTCCTGCTGTGATTACCTCTTCTATTACTAGCTGTCCGCCAAAGATCTTTGGTGGAAAGGGCCTCAATTACACATTGGAAAATACCTGCATGTCAATGATTAATTCAAATGTTGCTCATCACTTTATAAACCTTTATAAGCGACCTTGATTTTCTTTAAAACCTtaacattttaaaaatttcttAAAGGAATTTTTACCAAATTGGTTATGAAAATTATAGACCGATTTGGTAAcacctagcaaccgcccctagcaacaagcacttggtgaaaacaaaccctaaGTCATTCGAAAACTCACTGTGCTTTGCTTATAGTCACTGATtttttccaagattttttttttttttttttttctttttgtgaaaaTGTTGAGGAGCTGTGTTGCTGTTGGTTGTTCTAACCAtaacatgatgggaaagaaaggtttaacctttcGTATACTCCCAGATCGCGAACAGAAACCTGAAAAATGGAGGTGATGGGTAAATTTCAGCAGGCAGACAGTTGAGGCACTCTTTTATCTGCACAgtttctagttttgcttcatatcaccttTTTGCTTTGGTTTGTGAAGAACCAAAGAAATCATACGCCATTTTTGCCCACGCTGACAGCGAGGCATCAGGGAGCaatgggtttgttttcaccaagtggtaTGGTGACTCCGAATCATAACGTgacaccgaatcggtctattcTATATCTAAAATGTATAGCTTTAGGTTGAGGAATTTACATACCAGGTTGGAGAGTTTATACTACATGCCAAATATATTCGAAGCACACTCTTTAAACGTGCTTTAAACAACTGTATAGTCGGTAAATCTTTATTGGTTTGATCAGCTAAAGAAATCCTTTTGTTGCTAACTATACACATGGATTTGGTTTAAAAGATTTGTAACAAATGAATCATCACTTTCAATATTTTCAAGTTGAAAGACAACAATGCCTCTTTAGAAGTCATACTCAGAAAATAACTTGCCGTACTAACAAAAAAAATGCATGGGGCTCCTTCAATAAATGGTTGGGATAAGGGAAACAAAAAGTTTAAGGCTTGTGGCAGAAGTAGAATGTCAAGAATGGGAACTTATATTCTGCATTTTCTCATATGCAAAAGATGAAAACTGACAGCTTTTAGGGTTTAAACACTACATTATTATCCAGACACGGGAGAATGCATGAACCTTTGTAAGCAAAGATTCAATTGTTGTTTTGGCATGCATGAAAACGATAAAATTGGAGTGCCGTATTTTCTTAGCCTATTTGATTTTGGTGTGCCATCTGCAAACTCACTAACCTCTtttgcataaacaaacacacatctgcAAATATAAGAATTGGATATTTACAACAATCTTCAGAGTTCCACTGACCAATGAGCTGCCTTGTTTCAAACGATTTCAGGCTCCAGCTTTCAGAGTGAAGTGAACAGCCTATACCGGTATTCCTGATATTGCAAACAGGCAAAGGAAATATGTCCAAGGAAATCACGTGTAATGCTATTCAAAATCTCTAATCACTTACGCTCATAATTAGATAACTAAcatctaaaagaaaaataataacgtaAGATAAAAGCAGGACAATAATTACTGAAGAAATACTAATTATTGGTGATTAATATCAAACGGTGATTTGACCTTAAATAGGTATGATTTACACTTACTCTCAAATTCGTCTGGATATATGGACTCCAGGGCCTCAATTTCATTATTCTGTTCTTCCTTGTAGTCTGTCATGACGAATAattgaagagaaaataggaaattaAGAGGAAACACATGAAACCCAAAAGCGTGACACTACCGCACTGTTTTGGTCCCGTGTCCGATTTGATGGACGAGTAATTATTTAGTAGTTTTCTAGTTCTGTTATTTGAATTCAAATATTATACAATTATAAAGCTTAAAGAGAATTATTTTGAGTTAGTGATGATCTATAAAGGATATATATCTTTGTTAAAATACTAAATTTTCTCAGAATAGCGAAGGCAGCAACGGCTACGGACAATCCCAAAGTTTTATCGGGGTGTCAAAACTGCGCACATGTTATATGAATACATTACGAACCTATgagaaatgtataaaaaataatcacTTTTTCAGTAAAACAGAGCACAAAATATACACTAAGAAGTAAGAGATATATTTCTATCCTCAAACATTAGCATTGATAGTATGtgtaataaagaatgataataacaactttaatgataatgtaataataagaaatatgatgaaatcataatactTTTAACAATAAGGATAGCAACAATATGAATGATGGTAATATAAgagtattgatgacaatgataatgataagaatgttgagcttaaaaataatgatgatagaaataatagtaatgataataacaataacaacaataatgataataataattataataatgataataataataataataataatgataataataataataatgaaaataataatgatgataataataataataataataataataataataataataataataatgataataataataataataataataataataataataataataatgataataataatgataatggtaataataataataatcacaacaatgataataataataatagtaataataataataataataatgataataatgatgatgatgatgatgataatgataataatgataataataataataataataataataataataataataataataataataataataataatgataataataataataataataataataataataataataataataatagtaataataataataataataacaatgataataataattataatgataatggtaataatgataataataacaataataaatataataatgataataataataataacaataataatgataatgatgataatgataataatagtgataacagtaacagtaatagtaatgataatgatgatgataatgataataataataatagtaataataataattataataataacaataataatgatgatatatatatatatatatatatatatatatatatatacatatatatacacatatatatatatatatatatatatatatatatatatatatatatatacacacacacacacacacacacacacacacacacacacacacacacacacacatacacacacacacacacacacacacacacacacacacacacacacacacacacacacacacacacacacacacacacacacacacacacacacacacacacacacacacacacacacacacacacacacacatacatatatatatatatatatatatatatatatatatatatatatatatgtatatatatatatatatatatatatatatatatatatatatatatatatatatatatatataaatatttatatatatatatatatacatatacatatacatatacatatacatacacatatatgtgtgtgtgtatgtatatatatacatacatatagatatatatatatatatatatatatatatatatatatatatatatatatatatatatatatatatatatatatatatatatatatatatatatatatatatatatatatatacatacacacacacacacacacacacacacacacacacacacacacacacacacacacacacacacacacacacacacacacacacacatatatatatatatatatatatatatatatatatatatatatatatatatgtgtgtgtgtgtgtgtgtgtgtgtgtgtgtgtgtgtgtgtgtgtgtgtgtgtgtgtgtgtgcgtgtgtatgtatatcattcagTTTACTAAGTTTTCGATTATTTCCACTGCACAGTTAGTGTCGATCTCTGAGTCCAGGAGATTACGTAAGTAAAATATGTATTCTTTTCCCCTCAGTTCCGTAGTATGTGTCACATTTTCACATTCTGTTAGCTTACGGCAATTtgtaaaagaaagacaagaaaaagaaaaagaaacaaaaagaagaagaaaaagaaaaagaagaaaaaaagggaattttcTGAAATTTATACCTTCAAGTATTTTCCTGTCATTTTCGAACAACTGGTTGATATAATTCTGGCAGGTGAACGTCTTTGTGCACTTCGAGCAGAAGGATACAGCCAATCACTTGATGAAGTAATACTTGAGTGTATCATATTTCACGTGAATATAATAGGCTTTGAtgtaaagacagaaggaagactTGCAAAAACATTTCATCACCATTTTTGGCACAGTAATAATTTGCCTCGTGCAGATAGCAAAAATAAACAGAAGCTGCTGAAGTGATTACATTTTCAACCGTTTACAGATGAGACAGTCAAACGAACGAGTcatcaattacacacacacacacacaaacatatgtatatatgatacacacacacacacaaacacatgtatatatgatatacacacacacacaaaaacacacaaacacatgtatatatgatacacacacacacacacaaacacacaaacacatgtatatatggtacacacacacacacacacaaacacatgtatatatggtacacacacgcacacacacacacacacacacacacgcacacacacacgacacacacacacacagatagttatatatagtaatagataggtagatagataaatatatagatagataaagagacagatagatagacataaaaagaaataggtaaatagataactaggtaggaagacagatagatagaatgatgttCCCTATATATAATCAGTTTGTTTGTCAGTCTATGTACACATTGCATTCAGTATATAGACGTTCCTCTCGACGCCAGATTAGCGAATGATATCTGGTTTGAGAAGAGCTGGCGGCGCCGTCCGTCGATTGCTACTTGTGTTTACAATCCATGAAAGGATAATGCttacatgtacattatacatgtatgtatacatatacgtatacatatatgtacgtatatacatacatgtatatatacatacatacagaggtgcaaacatacttatacacccacacacacacacacacatacataggtatatatatatatatatatatatatatatatatatatatatatatatatatatatatatatatgtatgtatatatatatatatatatatatatatatatatatatatgcaaacatatatatctatatatctatatctatatctatatatttctctacctatatctatatctatatatctatctatctatctatctatctatctatctatctatctatatatatatatatatatatatatttatatatatgtgaacactcacgcacacacacagacacacacacacacacacatatatatatatatatatatatatatatatatatatttatatatataaatatatatatatatatatatatatatatatatatatatatatatgtatgtatgtatgtatgtatatcatacacacacacacacacacacacacgtgtgtgtgtgtgtgcatatgtatatgtatatatatatatatatatatatatatatatatatatatatatatatatatgtatacatacatatatatatatatatatatatatatatatatatatatatatatatatatatgtatatgtattcactgaccaaaaactaattagaaattagatggccttcaaaggtggTCCTTTTATGTATTTAAAGTGACACCACCTCAGCATGCATGAGTAATGCTAGGTATTTACAGTACGAACTACAATTTTGATCttggagaaacaaagaaagggtatTTTATCGACAATCCGACAACAATCACTCAGTGAGTCTATAATGAGCGAGTTAGAGATACactgaatagataaaagaattaGCCACATTTCGAGACAGTCAGAAAATCAGTCTGTTGGACAGTCACTTGACTTAGAAAGTAGTTTGATAGCCTATTATACCCGCCGATGAATTGTCTTCAAGGAAGACATTACAAAAAATCGCGTAGTTCtgtgcttttttttctatttcgaagTTGTAAGTTTGGTCAAAatcgatctccccccccccctctaccccctcggcATTGGTCTGAATTATTGCAAAACAAGTCGGTGCTGTAATTTCCAAACCATTAGCCGGTTGAAGTTTTCACTTGACACGCTTCTTCATATTATAAACCAAAGGGCGTTACGTGATTATGTTTTAGAGTCGAGTTATGGGCGTGAGAAAAAGGCGAAAATGGCCAATTTTCCATATTTCTTATTACTGCATTTTGGCAAGCGGTTGAGTTTTCGGGTTTGGGGCCAACTTTGCGCTTGTCAgcgcagtgatatatatacatattcacatacatacatatatgcatacatacatacatatatatatatatatatatatatatatatatatatatatatatatatatatatatatatatatatatatatgtacatatacatatttatatgtatatttgtatatatatatatatatatatatatatatatatatatattttatatatatatatatatatatatatatatatatatatatatatatatatatatatatatatatatatatgtgtgtgtgtgtgtgtgtgtgt encodes:
- the LOC113807055 gene encoding RWD domain-containing protein 1 isoform X2, with product MTDYKEEQNNEIEALESIYPDEFEIIDVEPRHKFRITVKSEGSDPYDEIQTLPATIILNFEYTPTYPDEPPVMEITAVENIEEEDLDDLRTKLNEQCEENLGMVMVFTLVSYSLEWLTTHMEGIALSTKEELDRKKKEQEEIDRKKFEGTRVTVETFLAWKAKFDAEMQALRSEKDRDDEKNKKPTGRELFMKDVTLNESDLSFLGEGEGEVTVDESLFQDLDDLDLEDEDDEDYVPGADDDISD
- the LOC113807055 gene encoding RWD domain-containing protein 1 isoform X1 — its product is MTDYKEEQNNEIEALESIYPDEFENLWRTASNRRGNHSRSEVIDVEPRHKFRITVKSEGSDPYDEIQTLPATIILNFEYTPTYPDEPPVMEITAVENIEEEDLDDLRTKLNEQCEENLGMVMVFTLVSYSLEWLTTHMEGIALSTKEELDRKKKEQEEIDRKKFEGTRVTVETFLAWKAKFDAEMQALRSEKDRDDEKNKKPTGRELFMKDVTLNESDLSFLGEGEGEVTVDESLFQDLDDLDLEDEDDEDYVPGADDDISD